One part of the Desulfovibrio sp. genome encodes these proteins:
- a CDS encoding VCBS domain-containing protein, translating into MADIKLVRPAAGQVTVIPSAPDARMLLDFSADQVSIERPQGSDSLFFRFDDGAAIELQNFYTQYNKDDIPSFEVDGQLIAGADFFNAFGPDLSPAAGPSASPARSGRYSNFANTELEDGINHLDGLDYRLGFGGDTQPNINPYASPFLTNAAPTLSTGGAAIAIGLTESAWDGKTASAAPVVSQSGSFSVADPDGDSLTTTVSMGGKVVAVSTAGPTTVESDYGTLVITPSGGGSNITFTYTYTLKQDPDSPTDSLAQGEKQADNIVFSINDGQGHTVTQPINVVITGSNDAPDITGVGSTLTLKEGGVYADQPVGDKLHADELNGAPGVQAILSGTITAHDPDHGAQLYFGLKDVNGNLLDMTSVNADGTLKGTFVIGSVNNPDHTTSDVVVTGIAEQGGQIVISTNYGDLVLGKTSDTTATYTFTLKNADGEGATNKLAEGQQVSLKFEPYVRDEHGAEDGNSSTLRDGTVAGNAIVINILGTNDVPTITQNSWNGQSGSTALSATLTEASDSTAQSSVTGTIIGHDVDNGDSLHYGLIQPGSDTMHGKVYVVLASDGHTLTTTTDASTAATAKNYVGEFTLTEDADPTKGASYKFTLYNDSPAVQGMQDGDSRDVSIGLVARDSFGAYVQESVSVTVKGANDTPVITTAPTLAALSVVELGVKNVHGDPNEAFAGTPKDADSGHSFTVTDVDNNDTQAVSIAVKELPGAAFKDNHDGTYTVTTPEGTFTLTAGAAVANDSGSSKTYTYSYELNNNASETQALHQGETRNYTFTVTVTDSKGVHVDQAVSLTITGTNDQPHLTVTPGDSGTLKEDAATTTSAGIWAVADPDNDGASQTLSIAGMGQTASGSMDINSHAGSPVSVATDYGTLTLKSDGTYTYELDNSKPAVQKLGEGQSHTESFTVTTTDIHGANHSQTITVVINGTNDNPVIGSSVIAVDVIEKGVQGSHDPAHSNDLFNGTVATQGYVTATDVDDNDNSGGKPELTFSVAAGTGTSVDNSGTNSATTVTTSYGTLVIDPRAGVYTYTLDNTKADALNENQKVTETFVVKVADGHGGSVTQPITVTITGTNDRPDLSLAAPSAGSFKEDSGSYQASGTFTVADADADGAFKGSTNGAANHSYAIAGGTSGGETTTGTASVDPGTGVATYTTKYGVLTVNPDGTYKYDLNNGSNAVQNLGEGQTHTETFQVKVTDLHGSTDTETVSFTITGANDQTLIDKTSGTLTVKEAGVVSQADPAHTGSSSSIPGYNNVAASGSKLNDGSSAVSAGSFTVTDMDTNDVLKATLSSSSGIDVSKLPVLNGAGTWTVNDTYGTLTVTGVSSVNSDGSESITYSYSYAVNQTKTASLAEGETKTLNYTISVTDGHGNPVAHNIAINVQGTNDAPTVTGKTLTLKDDGRLDGGNAHMPSGTGDPAAHGNSYKDSVEGALTGKDSDTGATLTYGLITATSGANAYKHLGTDSGELSTGSVAGTFVKDGTTQTTAISADMVASPGAYPGTGGGNATVINVYAAGQPHSAESLYGTLYLNEATGKYTFTLATGSDAVNALGSGEKLTLNFKAVAVDEHSASSTAITIPIVIYGTNDKPVLTLTDSSLEVTDGGPASDTALAGSVKVTDADVNDSHTFGIVDNSVTETGNTPAMTSSVAGSYGTLSINPQTGEYTYTLAKNNASVISLDAGEKLTETFQVAVVDKYGAYSLQTVTVTVNGKDDPTIINTGWVTPSNAVVESGVNPITSAAAAANAAKMQDGSAGVRTATGYIGAHDADTTDNNALASAAESAKLHYVIQVDGKNCDLNALMAGTGLQTGTASIDADGKLTLTGGSASTLDVGQAAKDASGNIVIKLENGSLTISKDTSHTDANGTSVFKYVYTVDNTDADVQEKNFHEHTEDNFSVVVHDTATNTDVAKAPVSVRIEGANDRPIITQAPAVTLAESVAHSTTGQVELLDYEQTGGTAQTVSSGFTFSLVKSTTDYSGDTPVQQGTYGRLIIDQATGEYRYERTEDLTSLAKGSSVTDTFYVRVKDADGAYSEIKPIVITITGEDAAGKLAGNALTVKEDGVTGSIQGVLHYTEADKLGANKAQPVDASGGTLAAGVIRGHLGVNDPDTNLDTDGHALKNLTAGAEKDSYSTYTYKTLSYTDGTGTHDVGGSGNAAAGYDYKVGDYGTLHVNEDGSYTFTPNTSSTAFNGLAQGENVSVNLGITAHSDSASHGQSIDGSLSITINGTNDVPVVKAAAPLFTVHDYTDAFTGGHEDASFATLANPAAAITYLTDHPDLIRAYVTQGIDNIMDEVKSHSGFIGDIIGFFNGWKGVQEWLTKVANGAASTLDDFGRLDDMLTKLGLGNDVSSFLSTAVGADRVVVVDSDEIAGWSNGSLFSSPSGDPVVRGTLNTTDLVTDNDHGSSLTFFAVEKGGSGNLVQEIKGEYGTLIISPNGTYQYVLDRAGSNYQNYVKNHASGDTTTETFTIYARDDHNAVAEKPIELIINVGKMGDSVGGDGTKFGNLPIKDVTDSVQEDSLIGGQPTGKTVAVGSVTPSNNGKYDADMFLIDGAGHETSVISDKYGTITLLPNGKYSYTLNNDHPDVQALTKTDAIIQKFTVTNGSDYRTITITINGSNDKPYVVSQSDTVALDQHADGTWAQTDPSGSFTLADVDRGETDKLEPTSYTVAGKLGGIFTVTKGSNGNFSYTYAAPAGGTNYSGHMEDSATLTLSNGNTAGDKVDVKLSADLNYANDKPSAPVLVAGSDVAVTEDSPADMVAKGSITATDPDVTATGAPKDALSFAIVGSDGKSTGMVTDKDYGTLIMGKDGKYEFHLNTSSEAVQQLGDGKSHEVTFTVRASDGHGGYTDAPLTVTVNGVNDAPVITLHADGSSVAGSGAALFVAGRAAKRSR; encoded by the coding sequence ATGGCAGACATCAAGCTTGTTCGTCCCGCCGCTGGGCAGGTGACAGTTATTCCCAGCGCGCCCGATGCCCGCATGCTTCTTGATTTTTCTGCTGACCAGGTCAGCATTGAACGCCCGCAAGGTTCCGACAGCCTCTTTTTCCGTTTCGATGATGGCGCAGCCATTGAATTGCAGAATTTTTACACCCAGTACAACAAGGACGACATTCCTTCATTTGAGGTTGACGGTCAGCTCATTGCGGGTGCGGATTTTTTCAACGCCTTCGGGCCTGACCTTTCCCCTGCCGCCGGCCCTTCGGCGTCGCCCGCCCGCAGTGGCAGATACAGCAACTTTGCTAATACTGAATTGGAAGATGGCATAAACCACCTCGACGGGCTTGATTACCGTCTTGGCTTTGGCGGCGATACCCAGCCGAACATCAATCCTTATGCTTCGCCCTTTCTCACCAATGCCGCCCCCACGTTGTCCACGGGCGGTGCAGCCATTGCCATTGGCCTTACGGAATCCGCATGGGACGGCAAAACCGCCAGCGCCGCGCCAGTGGTCAGTCAGAGCGGTTCATTTTCTGTGGCCGATCCAGATGGCGACAGCCTGACCACCACCGTGAGCATGGGCGGCAAGGTTGTAGCGGTCAGCACCGCTGGCCCCACGACTGTTGAGAGTGACTACGGTACGCTTGTTATCACGCCTTCAGGCGGCGGCAGCAACATTACCTTTACATACACCTACACCCTCAAGCAGGACCCCGACAGCCCCACGGACAGCCTTGCCCAAGGCGAGAAGCAGGCCGACAATATTGTTTTCTCCATCAATGACGGGCAGGGCCATACTGTGACCCAGCCCATCAATGTTGTCATCACTGGCAGCAACGATGCGCCGGATATTACGGGGGTTGGCTCTACGCTGACGCTCAAGGAAGGCGGAGTCTACGCCGACCAGCCTGTGGGGGACAAACTGCATGCGGATGAGCTGAACGGCGCACCCGGTGTGCAGGCTATCCTGAGCGGCACTATTACGGCTCATGATCCCGACCACGGCGCGCAATTGTATTTTGGCCTCAAGGATGTGAACGGCAATCTGCTGGACATGACCAGCGTCAACGCTGACGGCACCCTCAAGGGCACGTTTGTGATCGGCTCTGTTAACAATCCCGACCATACTACTTCCGATGTGGTGGTGACGGGCATAGCCGAGCAGGGCGGTCAGATTGTCATCAGCACCAATTATGGCGATCTGGTACTGGGAAAAACCAGCGACACCACGGCCACGTATACGTTTACGCTGAAAAACGCCGATGGCGAGGGGGCTACCAACAAACTGGCCGAGGGCCAGCAGGTCAGCCTGAAGTTTGAGCCCTATGTGCGTGACGAGCACGGCGCTGAAGACGGCAACAGCTCAACCCTGCGGGACGGCACCGTGGCGGGCAACGCCATTGTTATCAACATCCTGGGCACCAACGATGTGCCCACCATTACGCAAAACTCCTGGAACGGCCAGAGCGGCAGCACCGCCCTGAGCGCCACCCTGACTGAAGCCAGCGACAGCACCGCCCAAAGCTCTGTGACCGGCACGATCATTGGGCATGATGTGGATAATGGCGACTCGCTGCACTACGGTCTGATCCAGCCCGGCAGCGACACCATGCACGGCAAGGTATATGTGGTGCTTGCCAGTGACGGGCATACCTTAACGACCACCACGGATGCATCCACCGCTGCCACAGCCAAAAACTATGTGGGCGAATTCACTCTGACAGAAGATGCAGACCCCACCAAGGGCGCATCCTACAAGTTTACTCTGTACAATGATTCGCCCGCCGTGCAGGGCATGCAAGATGGCGATTCGCGGGATGTTTCCATCGGTCTGGTGGCGCGCGACAGCTTTGGCGCCTATGTGCAGGAAAGCGTCAGCGTTACCGTCAAGGGTGCCAATGACACGCCCGTAATCACTACCGCACCGACTCTCGCCGCACTGTCGGTGGTGGAACTCGGCGTCAAGAATGTACACGGTGATCCCAACGAGGCTTTTGCAGGCACACCCAAGGATGCGGATTCTGGCCACAGCTTTACTGTGACCGATGTGGACAATAACGACACTCAGGCCGTCAGTATTGCGGTAAAGGAATTGCCGGGCGCGGCTTTTAAGGACAACCATGACGGCACCTATACCGTCACCACGCCCGAAGGAACGTTTACGCTCACGGCTGGCGCTGCCGTTGCCAATGATTCCGGCAGCAGCAAAACCTACACGTATTCCTACGAGCTGAATAACAACGCCAGCGAAACGCAGGCCCTTCATCAGGGCGAAACTCGCAATTATACTTTTACGGTTACTGTCACGGACAGCAAGGGCGTGCATGTTGATCAGGCCGTCAGCCTGACCATCACGGGCACCAACGACCAGCCCCATTTGACCGTAACTCCCGGCGACTCCGGCACACTGAAGGAAGACGCTGCCACAACCACATCCGCAGGCATCTGGGCCGTGGCCGATCCTGATAACGATGGTGCCAGCCAGACTCTCTCCATTGCAGGCATGGGACAGACTGCCAGCGGCTCAATGGATATAAACAGCCATGCTGGCAGCCCCGTTTCCGTTGCAACGGACTACGGAACATTGACCCTGAAGTCTGACGGCACCTATACCTACGAGCTGGATAACAGTAAGCCCGCCGTGCAGAAACTTGGCGAGGGGCAGTCGCACACGGAAAGCTTCACCGTTACCACCACAGATATCCATGGAGCCAACCACTCCCAGACAATAACAGTGGTTATTAACGGCACCAATGACAACCCCGTCATTGGCAGCTCCGTTATCGCTGTTGACGTGATTGAAAAGGGTGTGCAGGGCAGCCATGACCCCGCCCACTCCAATGATCTTTTCAACGGCACGGTTGCAACTCAAGGCTACGTTACCGCCACTGATGTGGACGATAACGACAATTCTGGCGGCAAACCCGAGCTGACCTTCAGCGTGGCCGCTGGAACCGGCACCTCGGTGGACAACAGCGGAACCAACAGCGCAACAACCGTAACCACCAGCTACGGTACACTTGTTATTGACCCCAGGGCTGGTGTTTACACCTACACGCTCGACAACACCAAGGCCGATGCGCTCAACGAAAACCAGAAGGTCACGGAAACCTTTGTGGTCAAAGTGGCGGACGGGCATGGAGGGTCAGTAACCCAGCCCATTACCGTGACCATCACAGGCACAAACGACAGGCCCGACCTTTCCCTGGCAGCACCGAGCGCCGGTTCCTTTAAGGAAGACAGCGGCAGCTATCAGGCCAGCGGCACCTTTACAGTGGCTGATGCCGATGCTGACGGCGCGTTCAAGGGCAGCACCAACGGCGCGGCCAACCATAGCTATGCCATTGCTGGCGGCACCTCCGGCGGTGAAACCACTACCGGTACGGCCAGTGTGGATCCAGGCACTGGCGTGGCTACCTATACGACCAAGTACGGTGTTCTGACCGTCAATCCGGACGGCACCTACAAGTATGATCTGAACAATGGCTCCAATGCGGTGCAGAATCTGGGCGAGGGGCAAACCCATACCGAAACCTTCCAGGTCAAGGTGACGGATCTGCACGGCTCCACAGACACGGAAACCGTATCCTTCACAATCACGGGCGCCAATGACCAGACCCTGATTGACAAAACCAGCGGTACCCTGACTGTCAAGGAAGCTGGTGTAGTTTCTCAGGCGGATCCGGCGCACACCGGCTCGTCCTCGAGCATCCCGGGCTACAATAATGTGGCCGCCAGCGGCAGCAAGCTGAACGATGGTTCCAGCGCTGTAAGTGCAGGTTCGTTTACCGTGACGGACATGGACACCAATGATGTTCTCAAGGCTACGCTCAGCAGCTCATCTGGCATCGATGTCAGCAAGCTTCCCGTCCTGAACGGCGCAGGCACATGGACCGTCAATGATACCTACGGTACCCTGACAGTCACTGGAGTGAGCAGCGTCAACAGCGACGGGTCGGAATCCATCACCTATTCGTACAGCTACGCCGTTAATCAAACCAAAACCGCAAGTCTGGCCGAAGGCGAAACCAAAACCCTGAATTACACCATTTCCGTTACGGACGGTCATGGCAATCCTGTGGCGCACAATATCGCCATCAACGTGCAGGGCACCAACGATGCGCCCACCGTGACGGGCAAGACTCTTACGCTGAAAGACGACGGACGGCTGGACGGCGGCAACGCCCATATGCCTTCCGGCACAGGGGATCCCGCGGCCCACGGCAACAGCTATAAAGATTCGGTTGAGGGCGCGTTGACAGGCAAGGATTCCGATACTGGCGCCACGTTGACGTATGGTCTCATCACCGCTACTTCGGGCGCAAATGCCTACAAGCATTTGGGCACGGATTCCGGCGAGCTTTCGACGGGTTCCGTGGCTGGTACCTTTGTCAAGGATGGCACGACCCAGACCACTGCCATCAGTGCAGACATGGTTGCGAGCCCTGGCGCATATCCCGGCACTGGTGGCGGCAACGCCACGGTTATCAACGTCTACGCCGCCGGGCAGCCTCATTCCGCGGAGTCTCTCTATGGTACGCTGTATCTCAACGAAGCCACCGGCAAATATACCTTTACCCTGGCGACGGGCAGCGATGCCGTTAACGCCCTTGGCTCTGGAGAGAAGCTCACGCTGAACTTCAAGGCCGTGGCTGTGGACGAACACAGCGCATCTTCCACAGCGATTACCATTCCCATTGTCATCTACGGCACTAACGACAAGCCCGTGCTGACCCTGACCGACAGTTCCCTTGAAGTGACCGATGGCGGCCCTGCTTCTGACACCGCCCTGGCAGGCAGCGTCAAGGTGACGGATGCGGATGTTAACGATTCGCATACCTTCGGCATCGTGGACAACAGCGTTACCGAAACTGGCAATACCCCTGCAATGACTTCGTCTGTGGCAGGCAGCTACGGTACGCTGAGCATTAACCCGCAGACAGGCGAATACACCTACACCCTCGCCAAGAACAACGCCTCCGTCATCAGCCTGGATGCGGGCGAAAAACTTACTGAAACCTTCCAGGTTGCCGTGGTTGACAAATACGGCGCGTACAGCCTGCAAACCGTCACGGTTACGGTCAATGGCAAGGACGATCCCACCATTATCAATACTGGCTGGGTCACGCCCAGTAATGCCGTTGTGGAGTCTGGGGTAAACCCGATCACCAGTGCCGCTGCTGCTGCCAATGCCGCCAAAATGCAGGACGGTAGCGCTGGCGTACGCACTGCCACTGGCTACATTGGCGCGCATGATGCCGATACCACGGACAACAACGCTCTCGCCTCCGCTGCTGAAAGTGCCAAGCTGCACTATGTTATTCAGGTGGACGGCAAGAACTGCGATCTGAATGCCCTCATGGCTGGCACAGGTCTGCAAACAGGCACAGCCAGCATAGATGCCGATGGCAAGCTGACCCTTACGGGTGGTTCTGCCAGCACTCTTGACGTGGGGCAGGCAGCCAAAGATGCCAGCGGCAATATTGTCATCAAGCTGGAAAACGGTTCGCTGACCATCTCCAAGGATACCTCGCATACTGACGCCAACGGCACGTCCGTGTTCAAATATGTCTACACGGTGGACAATACTGATGCGGATGTGCAGGAAAAGAACTTTCATGAACACACAGAGGACAATTTCTCGGTAGTCGTTCATGACACTGCAACCAATACAGATGTGGCCAAGGCCCCAGTTTCCGTACGCATTGAGGGCGCCAACGACAGGCCCATCATTACGCAGGCCCCTGCCGTCACCCTGGCTGAAAGTGTTGCGCATTCCACAACCGGACAGGTAGAGCTGCTGGATTATGAACAGACCGGGGGCACAGCCCAGACGGTATCTTCGGGTTTCACCTTCTCGCTGGTAAAGTCCACCACTGACTACTCTGGCGACACACCAGTTCAGCAAGGCACGTACGGTCGCCTGATCATCGATCAGGCCACTGGCGAATACCGTTATGAGCGGACAGAAGATCTGACGTCCCTTGCCAAGGGCAGTTCTGTTACCGATACCTTCTATGTGCGCGTCAAGGATGCCGATGGCGCATATTCTGAAATCAAGCCCATTGTCATTACCATCACAGGTGAGGATGCCGCAGGCAAGCTGGCAGGCAACGCCCTGACCGTCAAGGAAGACGGTGTCACAGGTTCAATCCAGGGCGTTCTGCACTATACCGAAGCTGACAAGCTGGGCGCCAACAAGGCACAGCCTGTTGATGCCAGCGGTGGAACACTCGCTGCCGGGGTTATTCGCGGGCATCTTGGAGTGAATGATCCGGATACCAATCTGGATACCGATGGACATGCCCTCAAGAACCTCACCGCAGGCGCGGAGAAAGACAGCTACAGCACCTACACATACAAGACCCTGTCCTATACTGACGGCACGGGGACGCATGATGTTGGCGGCAGCGGCAATGCCGCTGCCGGGTATGACTACAAGGTTGGCGACTACGGCACATTGCATGTGAATGAGGATGGTTCCTATACCTTCACGCCCAATACCAGCAGCACGGCATTCAACGGTCTGGCTCAGGGTGAAAATGTCAGTGTGAACCTCGGCATAACCGCCCACAGCGACAGTGCTTCGCATGGTCAGTCCATTGACGGCTCTCTCAGCATTACCATCAACGGCACCAACGATGTGCCGGTGGTGAAGGCCGCGGCCCCATTGTTTACGGTGCACGACTACACGGATGCCTTTACCGGCGGGCATGAAGACGCCAGCTTTGCCACGCTGGCAAATCCCGCCGCTGCCATCACCTACCTGACTGACCATCCCGATCTCATCCGGGCGTATGTCACACAGGGCATAGACAACATCATGGATGAGGTGAAGAGCCATTCAGGCTTCATCGGCGACATCATCGGCTTTTTTAACGGGTGGAAGGGGGTGCAGGAATGGCTGACCAAGGTCGCCAATGGTGCCGCCAGCACTCTTGATGATTTTGGCAGGCTCGATGATATGCTCACCAAGCTGGGGCTTGGAAATGACGTAAGCTCTTTCCTCTCCACCGCAGTTGGGGCAGATCGTGTCGTTGTGGTGGATTCTGATGAAATTGCGGGCTGGTCCAATGGTTCATTGTTTTCTTCCCCTTCTGGCGACCCTGTGGTGCGCGGTACACTCAATACTACCGACCTCGTGACTGACAATGATCATGGCTCCAGCCTTACGTTCTTTGCTGTTGAAAAAGGCGGCTCGGGCAATCTTGTTCAGGAAATAAAGGGAGAATACGGTACGCTGATCATCAGCCCCAATGGCACGTACCAATACGTGCTGGATCGGGCGGGCAGCAACTACCAGAATTATGTGAAAAATCATGCCAGCGGTGACACCACCACGGAAACATTCACCATCTATGCGCGTGACGACCATAACGCAGTGGCCGAAAAACCCATTGAGCTTATCATCAATGTTGGCAAGATGGGCGATAGTGTTGGCGGAGACGGCACCAAGTTCGGCAATCTCCCGATCAAGGATGTGACTGATTCCGTACAGGAAGACAGTTTGATTGGTGGGCAACCTACGGGCAAGACTGTTGCCGTGGGCAGCGTAACGCCGAGCAACAATGGTAAGTATGATGCCGATATGTTCCTGATTGACGGGGCTGGGCATGAGACATCCGTTATTTCAGATAAATACGGTACGATTACCTTGTTGCCCAATGGCAAATACAGCTACACGCTGAACAATGACCATCCGGACGTGCAGGCGCTGACAAAAACGGATGCGATCATTCAAAAGTTTACGGTCACCAACGGCAGCGATTACAGAACCATTACCATCACCATCAATGGCAGCAACGACAAGCCATACGTGGTTTCACAGAGCGACACCGTGGCCCTTGACCAGCACGCGGACGGTACGTGGGCGCAAACAGACCCCTCTGGCTCATTCACCCTGGCCGATGTTGACAGGGGTGAAACTGACAAGCTCGAGCCGACTTCGTACACTGTTGCAGGCAAGCTCGGTGGCATATTTACTGTCACAAAGGGTAGCAACGGCAACTTCTCCTACACCTATGCGGCTCCCGCTGGCGGCACGAACTACAGCGGGCATATGGAAGACAGCGCAACGCTGACTCTTTCCAATGGCAACACTGCTGGCGACAAGGTGGATGTCAAACTGTCCGCCGATCTTAATTACGCCAACGACAAGCCCAGCGCCCCTGTGCTGGTGGCTGGTTCTGATGTTGCAGTAACGGAAGATTCCCCGGCGGACATGGTGGCCAAGGGCTCCATCACCGCTACAGATCCAGACGTAACCGCGACTGGCGCGCCCAAGGATGCGCTTAGCTTCGCCATTGTAGGCAGCGACGGCAAATCCACGGGTATGGTTACGGACAAGGATTATGGCACCCTGATTATGGGCAAGGATGGCAAGTACGAATTCCACCTCAATACCAGCAGCGAGGCTGTGCAACAGCTTGGCGACGGGAAATCGCATGAAGTGACCTTCACGGTTCGCGCGAGTGATGGACATGGCGGCTACACCGATGCGCCCCTCACCGTCACCGTGAATGGTGTCAACGATGCTCCTGTGATTACCCTGCATGCCGATGGTTCCAGCGTGGCTGGTTCGGGCGCGGCCCTCTTTGTGGCCGGCCGGGCGGCGAAGCGGTCCCG
- a CDS encoding site-specific integrase: protein MATFTSKKKGSPKRWKGQVWFQGRMAAVKWFGSSKADERNAIAWEVTTRKQLEEEAATAPEKVTPLVSEPQRVTILEWGTAYLEECQRRNTLATFKEKRDRFRRFIRYLEQTKGLSPDDTVESFDKKKARKYLAWQHDQRGPNCSNKDRKILTTAWKWGAAYLDHFPLDMPDSFLACQRHAEIRVPRYISPEDDFWKVYETAPEREKAMLNCFLNLAARKGELLKLTWQDVDFERGTVVLTTRKTSTGTAKRDEMPMNEDVRTTMLWLWQYRQGKGNHVFTCPVEPYIEQPYKTAAHVMKRLCAKANVKPFGFHAIRHLAATILAQEGKSLFAIQHALRHEKQTTADRYLHSLGAFAEVSDALSALASRAPASCHPFPALPRFHEKRILLQVKMERSSVEGQRQTWFAAIRGWFPVNSSQLERSREYDSGFLIWKRKKAALKCSLFQN, encoded by the coding sequence ATGGCAACCTTCACGAGCAAGAAGAAGGGCTCCCCCAAGCGTTGGAAAGGACAGGTTTGGTTTCAGGGCAGAATGGCAGCGGTAAAATGGTTCGGCAGCAGCAAGGCCGACGAGAGGAATGCCATAGCGTGGGAAGTAACCACCAGGAAGCAACTGGAGGAAGAAGCCGCGACTGCGCCGGAAAAAGTGACCCCTTTGGTCTCCGAGCCCCAACGGGTGACGATTCTTGAGTGGGGAACGGCCTACCTTGAAGAATGCCAGCGGCGCAACACCCTGGCGACCTTCAAAGAGAAACGTGACCGCTTTCGGCGGTTCATCCGCTACCTTGAGCAAACCAAGGGACTGTCACCAGATGATACAGTTGAATCCTTCGACAAAAAAAAGGCCCGCAAGTACCTTGCCTGGCAGCACGACCAGCGCGGCCCCAACTGCTCCAACAAAGACCGCAAAATCCTGACCACCGCCTGGAAGTGGGGCGCAGCCTACCTCGACCACTTTCCGCTGGATATGCCGGATTCGTTTCTGGCCTGCCAGCGGCATGCGGAGATACGGGTTCCCCGTTACATTTCGCCGGAAGATGATTTCTGGAAGGTCTACGAGACGGCTCCAGAACGTGAGAAGGCCATGCTGAACTGCTTTCTCAACCTCGCAGCGCGTAAGGGCGAACTGCTTAAGCTGACTTGGCAGGATGTGGATTTTGAGCGCGGCACTGTTGTGCTGACAACGCGCAAAACCAGCACAGGCACGGCCAAACGTGACGAAATGCCCATGAATGAGGACGTGCGCACTACCATGCTCTGGCTGTGGCAATACCGCCAGGGCAAAGGGAACCATGTGTTCACCTGCCCGGTTGAGCCGTACATCGAGCAACCCTATAAGACGGCAGCCCACGTGATGAAAAGGCTTTGTGCCAAGGCCAATGTGAAACCCTTTGGGTTTCACGCCATCAGGCACCTAGCGGCCACCATTCTGGCCCAGGAGGGCAAGAGCCTCTTTGCCATCCAGCACGCCCTGCGGCATGAAAAGCAGACAACCGCAGATAGGTATCTGCACAGCCTTGGAGCTTTCGCGGAAGTTTCGGATGCCCTGAGCGCATTGGCAAGCCGTGCCCCTGCAAGTTGTCACCCCTTTCCTGCCCTTCCGCGCTTTCACGAAAAAAGGATTCTTTTGCAAGTGAAAATGGAGAGAAGCAGTGTGGAGGGGCAAAGGCAGACGTGGTTCGCCGCAATCAGGGGCTGGTTTCCGGTAAACTCATCCCAACTGGAACGGAGTAGAGAATATGATTCAGGCTTTCTTATTTGGAAACGAAAAAAGGCTGCACTTAAGTGCAGCCTTTTTCAAAACTAA